The DNA region TGACCACCGCCCGCTTCGCCGCCTTCGTCGCGGACACCGGGCACCGCACCGAGGCCGAGCGCCACGGCTGGAGCTACGTCTTCGCCCGGCTCCTGCCAGGCGACTTGAGACGCGTCTCGCCACGCCCCGACGCCACCCCGTGGTGGTGCGGAGTTCAGGGAGCCACCTGGCGCACCCCGGAGGGACCCGGCAGCGACCTCGCAGGCCGCTGGGACCATCCCGTCACCCACGTCGGCTGGTCCGACGCCAAGGCGTTCGCCGGATGGGCCGGCGGACGGCTGCCCACCGAGACCGAGTGGGAGTACGCCGCCCGCGGCGGCCTCGACCAGGCCCGCTACCCGTGGGGCGACGAACTCGCCCCCGACGGCGAGCACCGCTGCAACATCTGGCAGGGCACCTTCCCCACCAAGAACACCGCCGTGGACGGCCACACCGGCACCGCGCCCGTCCACGCCTTTCCCCCGAACGCCTACGGGCTCTACAACGTTTCCGGGAACGTGTGGGAGTGGTGCGCCGACCCATGGGACCCCAGGTCCCCGGAGCTGCGCGTCATGCGCGGAGGCTCGTACCTGTGCCACGACTCGTACTGCAACCGCTACCGCGTCGCCGCCCGCACGGCCAACACCGCCGACAGCACGACGGGCAACCTCGGCTTCCGGATCGCCTACGCCGCCGACGGCCCGCGAGTCTCCCTCGATGGTTGACGGCAGCCACCACGCGACCACCAGCCCTCCGGACACACGAAAAGCCGCCCTCTCTTAACGAGAGAACGGCTCCGACCTGCAGAAAGCTGGTCGGGACGACAGGATTTGAACCTGCGACCCCTTGACCCCCAGTCAAGTGCGCTACCAAGCTGCGCCACGTCCCGTTGCCCGTTGTGACCTGGGGTTTCCCCTGGTTGAACGCGCACGGAAACAATACCGCACTCGGGTCGGTGGTCGCGCACTCCTTTTGTCCCGGTGATCGCCTTGTCCCTGCGATCACCTTGTCCCTGCGATCACCACTTGACCTCAACCTTGCTTGAGGTCGCACGATCGTCCGTATGACGACGACAACGGTGAAACGCGGCTACGGGTATGCGGACCTGCCGGACCTGATGGGGCTGATGAGCGGGGACGAGAAGCACGGGCCGGCGGCGACGTCCACGCTCGACGCGCTCTGGGTGCTCTACGACCGGGTTCTACGGGTGACGGCGGAACGGGCGGACGATCCGGAACGGGACCGGTTCCTGCTGTCCAAGGGGCACGGGCCGATGGCGTACTACGCGGTGCTCGCAGCGAAGGGATTCGTCCCGGTCGACTGGCTGCCGGGTTTCGGCTCGTACGACTCGCCGCTCGGGCACCATCCGGACCGCGTGCTCGTACCGGGTGCCGAGATCGGCAGCGGTTCCCTCGGGCACGGGCTGCCGATCGCGGTCGGTACGGCGCTGGGCCTGCGCGCCCAAGGACTGCCCGACCCTCGTGTCTGGGTGCTGGTCGGGGACGCCGAACTGGACGAGGGCAGCAACCACGAGGCCCTCGCCTACGCCGGTCCGGCCGGGCTCGACCAACTGCACACCGTCGTGATCGACAACTCCTCCGCCAGTTATGCGCTCCCCGGAGGGATCGCCGCGCGCTTCGACGCCGCCGGCTGGTCCGCCGAGACCGTCGACGGACGGGACCACAACGCCCTGTACGCCGCCTTCACCGCCCCTCACCCGGGACGTCCGCGCGTGGTCGTCGCCCAGGTGGAGCCGAAGACCGCCTGAGCCGGTCGCCCACGCCCACCCGCACGCACACCCGCACACCCGCACACGGAGGACTTTCCCCATGGACACCATGCGTGACCGCTTCGCCCCGGTCGTCTCACGGCTACTAGACGAGGACCCGCGCGTCGCCGTCGTCCTCGCCGAGATCGGTCTGGCCGGGTTCGATGAGGCGCGGCAGCAGCATCCGGACCGCGTGATCAACGTCGGCATCCGGGAGCAGTTGCTGGTCGGGGCGGGCGCAGGTCTGGCGCTGACCGGGCTGCGGCCCGTGGTGCACACCTTCGCCAGCTTCCTCGTCGAGCGGCCCTTCGAGCAGGTCAAGCTGGACCTCGGGCACCAGGACGTGGGCGCGGTGCTGGTCAGCGCCTCCGCGTCCTTCGACTGGCCCTCGGGCGGCTACACGCACATGGCACCCGGCGACATCGCCCTGCTGGACACGCTCGACGGCTGGACCGTGCATGTCCCGGGCCACCCGGACGAGGCCGAGACGCTGCTGCGGCACGCCGTCGCGGCGGGCGACGACAAGGTGTACGTACGACTCTCCGTGCAGTCGAACACCGAGGCCCGCGCCGTCGACGGAGCCCGGTTCCGCACCGTCCGCGAGGGGCGGGCCGGTGTGGTCGTCGCGGTCGGGCCGATGCTCGACGCCGTACTCGCCGCCACCGAGGGCCTCGACGTCACCGTGCTGTACGGGACGACCGTGCGCCCCTTCGACTCGGCCGCGCTGCGCCGGGCCACGGAGGCAGCCGGGACCGATGTCGTCCTCGTCGAGCCGTACCTGGCCGGCACGTCGACACCGGCCGCGAACGACGCCCTCGCGGACCTGCCGCACCGCGTTCTCGGGCTCGGCGTCGGCCGCCGTGAACTGCGCCGCTACGGGCAGATCGAGGAACACGTGGCCGCGCACGGGCTGGACGCCGGGTCGTTGCGGGAGCGGATCGGTGGGTTCCTGGGGGCGACACGGGTCAGCGCGTAGGCGCAGGCCTGGCTCCTCGGCCGGGCTTCAGCTCTTTCCGCCGGTGCACGTCTGTCTCTTCCCTCGTCCGTCTCCTCGTCCGTCTCCTCGTCTGACTCCTGGTTGTCCGCTCCCTTGTCTGTCTCTGCCGCCGGTATGCGTGGGTCCGGCGGCTGTTCCCGCCGACCCGTGCGACAGCGGCAGCGACCGCGACGTCGGCGTCTCAGCTCGCACCAGCCCTCGTATCGCGGGCACCGAGAGCAGTGCCGTCGCCACGACGAGGGTCATGGCGCCGGCCACGAGGAGGACGTGGTCCGCGCCGAGGGCCGCCGCGGCCGGGCCGGCGAGGGCCTGGCCGACCGGCATCATGGCCAGGGAGCCGGCGATGTCGTAGGCGTGGATGCGGTTGAGGGCATCGGGCGGGACCTGGGTCTGCACGCTGGTCGCCCACATGACGCCCCAGAACGACAGGCCCGCGCCCGCTATTGCCGCACCGGCCGCCATCGCCGCCACCCCGAAGCCCGCTCCGACGGCGGCCGGGAAGCAGGCGAAGGCGAAGAGGGCGAGCGAACCCGCGCGAAGCATGTGCCGAGGACGCAGTCGCAGTGCGATCAGGCCGCCTATGACCGTGCCCGCGCCGAGGGCGGAGTTGACCAGGCCGTAGGCGCGCGGGCCGTGCTCCTGGACGACTTCCGTCGCGACCAGCGGGACCGTCGGACCCCAGACGGAGATCATCAGGACGCACCAGATGACGATGACTGCCCACAGCCACGTACGGGATCTGAACTCCCGCCAGCCCTGGACGAGATCGGCCCCGAAGCCGTTCGTGCGGGCCCGGTGGTCGGGGTCGGCCGGGGGCAGCCGGAGCAGCAGGAGACACAGGGCGCTCAGGGCGTACGTCGTGGCGTGGGCCGCGAAGACTCCGCCGGGGGAGGCGAAGGCGACCAGCAGGCCGGCGATCGCGGGGCCCGCCAGCTGGGCCGTGGACTCCGCGACCCGTATGGCGCCGTTGGCCGCCTGGACGTCGGTGGCGAGCCGGGGCACCGTGCTGGCGACGCCGGGCTCGAAGATCGCGGCCGCCGCGCCGTTGACCGCGCCGATCGCACAGATCTGCCAGAGCACGACGTGGCCGGTGAAGAACAACGTGGCGGCGACGGACTGGCTGCCCAGCCGCACCACATCGGCACCGATCATCAGCAGACGGGTGCTGAACCGGTCGGCGAAGACCCCGCCGAAGATCACCAGACCCGCGAAGCAGGCGGCCGACGCGGCCATGGCCAGGCCGACGGCCCCCACCCCGTAGCCGTGCTGCAGCAGACCCGCCGCCAGCGCCACGGGCAACATCGTGTCGCCCAGCTTGGCGACGGCCCGCGCGGTGAAGAACAGTCCGAAATCCCGCGACCAGACCTTCCGGGAACCGCCTGCGTCACTCACCTCACGACGACCGGCCCCACCGCCCGCGCCACGCCGACCGACACCCGTGTCCCGGTAACCGGCGCCCGCATCACAGTGCCTGACACCCGCGTCACGCTGGCCCCCGTCCGCGCCAGGGTGACCGGCGCCCGCATCACGGTGACCGACACCCGGTCCGCGCCCGCCAACCCCGAGGTCACGGCCACCGGCACCCGTCCCCTCCTCCGACGACGGCGCCTCGCCCGAGGACGACCCGCCCCCAGCCATCCCCCTCACACCCCTCCCCCACCGATCAGCCCCTCGACGGGACCGCGGCACCCCTCCGCGCCGAGCTCCCCACCTGCCTTCGGATCATGCCACGCGGCACTGACAACGCCCCTCAGCCGTCAGCCGGAAGCCCCAATTCCGGGTAGGACTCCAGCAGCCGGGTCGGAGCCGCCTGCCGCCAGGAGTCCGCGAGGATGTCACGCAACTCGTCCGAGTCCTCAAGAGCCGTGAGCCGCACACGCACCCAGGCGAAGCCCGCCTCGTGGTCGGCGATCCAGAACTTCCCGGGCTCGGCCAGGACCAGTTCGTCGCGCTCCTCCTTCGGGCAGCGCACGGCGATGGAGGTCTCTTCCTCGGGCAGCGTGGCGAACATCTTCCCCGCGACCCGGAAGGTGGGCATGCTCCAGGCGATCTTCTCCGTCGTGTCCGGCAGAGAGAGGCAGATTCGGCGTACGTCTTCGGCATCCTGCATGGAAGGAACCGTAGCCAATGCCACTGACATTCACCTGCTGAGAGCCGGTACAGGCACCGCTGAGATCCGGTTCGGCCAACCCCCACGAGTGGGGCGGTCAACGACTCGGAGCAGGCTCCGAACCCTCGGTCGCCACCACGTACTTGTAGAGGATCGTCGTCGGACGAAGCACCCCGGCAGGCGTCCGCGCGTAGTCGGGTATGACGCCCGCCCGGGTCCAACCCGCCGACCGGTAGAGGGACTCGGCCGGGCTGTCCGTCTCGGTGTCGAGGTTGAGCAGGGTCACGCCCGCCTCGGCGGCCGCGCGTTCGGCCGTCGCGAGCAGCGAGCGGCCGAGCCCTTTACCGCGACCCTCCCTGTGCACCATCAGCTTCGCCACCTCGGCGCGATGACTGCTGTTGGGCTTGTCCGGGAAGACCAGGCTGACGGTGCCGACGATCCGGCCCCGCGTGTACGCGGCCCACACGGCGAGACCGCCCTCCGCGAGCATGTCCGCCCGCCCCCGCCACCACTCGACGGCGGCCGCACGGTCGAGCGGGGCGAGGAATCCGACCGACGCTCCCCCGTCGACGGTGTCGGTCAGCAGGTCGGCCAACTCGTCGACGGATCGGAGCAGTTGGTCGGCCGTGAGCCGTACGACGGTGATCATGGCAGCACCACCGCCAGCACATAGCGCGCGTCCTCGGGGCCGGTGCACCGGAATCGAGTCGGCCCCCACACCCGCAACCGCAGGCAGTCGCCCGCGTCGAGCCGGTGCCCGGTGTCCTGGGCCGTGACCTCCAGCCGCCCGTCGAGCACCCAGATGTGCTGTTCGAGGCCGGCTACGGGCGGCCGGTCGTACGCGATGTCCGCACCGGCCGCGAGCCGGCCCTCGACGAGTTCGCCGCGCAGCCCGGCATGCGGCGGGGACACGGAGCGGCGTACGAAACCGGACGCCCTGTCCTCCCAAACGGCCTGGTCGACGGCCCGTACCAGCAGGGCGGGCTCCGCCTCGACCTCGCTGAGCAGCTGCGACATGGTGCGGCCGTAGACCCCGCAGAGTCGGTTCAGGAGCGAGGCCGTCGGGCTGATCTCCGCGCGCTCGGCCCGGGACAGGGTCGACCGGCTCACCCCGCTGCGCTCGGCCAACTCGCCCAGGGACCAGCCTCGTTCGGCCCGCAGCTCGGCCAGCCGCACGCCGAGTCGGGCATCGACGGGGTCCGGGCCGCCGGCCTCCGCGGCAGCGCCTCCATCACTTCTCATATTCGGGATGCTATCCCATATAAGAAACGCGCCACCCGTGGGCGGCCATCACACCGGTGCGGCCTCGCCCAGCGCCTCCAGCACCGGCCGGATCAGCGGATGCTCCTCGGCTCCCCGGCGCACGGCGGCGAAGACCCGGCGCGTGGGTGCGACCCCGTCGACGGGGCGTACGACCACACCCGCAAGATCCATGCCGCTCAGGGCAGAGCGCGGCACCAGGGCGACCCCCGCGTCCGCCGACGCGAGCG from Streptomyces sp. NBC_00258 includes:
- a CDS encoding formylglycine-generating enzyme family protein, translated to MSSPPGAGRVSPSCCAPSRTGADAVAAEAVGAGRLALALTPPAAHTRPLGHDTRVTLPGGTFRMGTEDADANPGDGEGPVREVAVDAFAIDAHAVTTARFAAFVADTGHRTEAERHGWSYVFARLLPGDLRRVSPRPDATPWWCGVQGATWRTPEGPGSDLAGRWDHPVTHVGWSDAKAFAGWAGGRLPTETEWEYAARGGLDQARYPWGDELAPDGEHRCNIWQGTFPTKNTAVDGHTGTAPVHAFPPNAYGLYNVSGNVWEWCADPWDPRSPELRVMRGGSYLCHDSYCNRYRVAARTANTADSTTGNLGFRIAYAADGPRVSLDG
- a CDS encoding thiamine pyrophosphate-dependent enzyme — translated: MTTTTVKRGYGYADLPDLMGLMSGDEKHGPAATSTLDALWVLYDRVLRVTAERADDPERDRFLLSKGHGPMAYYAVLAAKGFVPVDWLPGFGSYDSPLGHHPDRVLVPGAEIGSGSLGHGLPIAVGTALGLRAQGLPDPRVWVLVGDAELDEGSNHEALAYAGPAGLDQLHTVVIDNSSASYALPGGIAARFDAAGWSAETVDGRDHNALYAAFTAPHPGRPRVVVAQVEPKTA
- a CDS encoding transketolase family protein, whose translation is MDTMRDRFAPVVSRLLDEDPRVAVVLAEIGLAGFDEARQQHPDRVINVGIREQLLVGAGAGLALTGLRPVVHTFASFLVERPFEQVKLDLGHQDVGAVLVSASASFDWPSGGYTHMAPGDIALLDTLDGWTVHVPGHPDEAETLLRHAVAAGDDKVYVRLSVQSNTEARAVDGARFRTVREGRAGVVVAVGPMLDAVLAATEGLDVTVLYGTTVRPFDSAALRRATEAAGTDVVLVEPYLAGTSTPAANDALADLPHRVLGLGVGRRELRRYGQIEEHVAAHGLDAGSLRERIGGFLGATRVSA
- a CDS encoding MFS transporter: MSDAGGSRKVWSRDFGLFFTARAVAKLGDTMLPVALAAGLLQHGYGVGAVGLAMAASAACFAGLVIFGGVFADRFSTRLLMIGADVVRLGSQSVAATLFFTGHVVLWQICAIGAVNGAAAAIFEPGVASTVPRLATDVQAANGAIRVAESTAQLAGPAIAGLLVAFASPGGVFAAHATTYALSALCLLLLRLPPADPDHRARTNGFGADLVQGWREFRSRTWLWAVIVIWCVLMISVWGPTVPLVATEVVQEHGPRAYGLVNSALGAGTVIGGLIALRLRPRHMLRAGSLALFAFACFPAAVGAGFGVAAMAAGAAIAGAGLSFWGVMWATSVQTQVPPDALNRIHAYDIAGSLAMMPVGQALAGPAAAALGADHVLLVAGAMTLVVATALLSVPAIRGLVRAETPTSRSLPLSHGSAGTAAGPTHTGGRDRQGSGQPGVRRGDGRGDGRGKRQTCTGGKS
- a CDS encoding MmcQ/YjbR family DNA-binding protein, giving the protein MQDAEDVRRICLSLPDTTEKIAWSMPTFRVAGKMFATLPEEETSIAVRCPKEERDELVLAEPGKFWIADHEAGFAWVRVRLTALEDSDELRDILADSWRQAAPTRLLESYPELGLPADG
- a CDS encoding GNAT family N-acetyltransferase yields the protein MITVVRLTADQLLRSVDELADLLTDTVDGGASVGFLAPLDRAAAVEWWRGRADMLAEGGLAVWAAYTRGRIVGTVSLVFPDKPNSSHRAEVAKLMVHREGRGKGLGRSLLATAERAAAEAGVTLLNLDTETDSPAESLYRSAGWTRAGVIPDYARTPAGVLRPTTILYKYVVATEGSEPAPSR
- a CDS encoding helix-turn-helix domain-containing protein, which encodes MRSDGGAAAEAGGPDPVDARLGVRLAELRAERGWSLGELAERSGVSRSTLSRAERAEISPTASLLNRLCGVYGRTMSQLLSEVEAEPALLVRAVDQAVWEDRASGFVRRSVSPPHAGLRGELVEGRLAAGADIAYDRPPVAGLEQHIWVLDGRLEVTAQDTGHRLDAGDCLRLRVWGPTRFRCTGPEDARYVLAVVLP